Proteins from one Deinococcus actinosclerus genomic window:
- a CDS encoding GNAT family N-acetyltransferase, which translates to MRHDLTLADGPYTLRPLTDSDITPLLALAAAHEAEYARMGTFPTQERYYTGALEAGDQMPFVTLVNGELAGATRFMEMRPNHRRLEIGSTWLAPAFMRTPANRTFKRLLLNHAFGQMGVLRVEIKTDILNTRSQRAIEGLGAMREGVLRQHMPRPDGTQRDTVMYSIIAEEWPQVRAALLNR; encoded by the coding sequence ATGCGCCACGACCTCACCCTTGCGGACGGCCCGTACACCCTGCGCCCCCTGACCGACTCGGACATCACGCCGCTGCTGGCGCTGGCCGCCGCGCACGAGGCCGAGTATGCCCGCATGGGGACGTTTCCCACCCAGGAGCGCTACTACACCGGCGCGCTGGAGGCCGGCGACCAGATGCCCTTCGTGACACTCGTGAACGGCGAACTCGCGGGTGCCACCCGATTCATGGAGATGCGACCGAACCACCGCCGCCTGGAGATCGGCAGCACATGGCTGGCCCCGGCGTTCATGCGCACGCCCGCGAACCGCACCTTCAAACGCCTGCTCCTCAACCACGCCTTCGGGCAGATGGGCGTGCTGCGCGTCGAGATCAAGACGGACATCCTGAACACCCGCAGCCAGCGCGCCATCGAGGGCCTCGGCGCTATGCGCGAGGGCGTCCTGCGCCAGCACATGCCCCGCCCGGACGGCACCCAGCGCGACACGGTCATGTACTCGATCATCGCGGAGGAATGGCCGCAGGTGCGCGCCGCGCTGCTGAACCGGTAG